The genomic DNA ACTAATGGTTTCCTTAATTCTAACTAACTCTGGAATTTCAAACGAGCCTTCTTCTAAAATAGCGAGCAAGTTATTCGGTAAATCGATATCGCTCTTGTCAATTTCATCAATCAGCAAAATCCGAGGACGGGGATATTCATCTGAAGGCAGTAAAGCCGTACCCAAAGGACCGAGAGTGATGTATTTTTCGACCTGTTTAATTTGTTCGACCCGCTCCTGTGCCGAGAGTTTTCGCTGGTATTGTCCTTCTTGTTGTTTCGCTTCCTGCAACCGCGCGATCGCATCATAATTATACAGTCCATCTTTTAAAGTGGTACGAGTCGTAATCGGCCAGTACAATACCTCCCCCAACTTCAGCTCCCGTGCTACCGCATAAGCGAGGGATGATTTCCCCGTACCCGGTTTACCGGTGACTAATAAAGGTCGCCGCAAGAACAAGGCAGCATTAATCGTGTCGATTTCATTCTTGCGGACTCGAAATGTTTCTCCGCGACGCTTTAACCGACTTCCCTCGGGCACACCTTCTTCGCCAAAAGGTCGCCAGCTCGGAGGTTCTGGCAACTCTTGAATGCGATCGTGCGGTTCCGTATTTCCTTGAAAAATCGGCCACTTACTCTCAGTCATAATCAGGGCATCCTCCGGACATAATCTGGCGGTACAAGATCGGGATCGTCCCACAATAATGATAAATGATTGCCGATATGATTTGGACATTCTTCCGCCCAAGCTTCACTACGTTGCTCCTTTACCTTCTCCGGGAGTTTCTCCAAGCTACATTGGCAGACCTTATGATGTAATGTCGTCCCACAACAGTCTAAGTTTTCTGGATTTTCTCTTAACCATAAAGCCAGAGGAATCCCAGTCTCCATCAATATCTGCATGGTGACTTCCGGATTACACTCATTCATTGCAATTCTTAGGCTCGCACCATTAATTTTCTCCAATTTACGGGAGAGCTTTCTCGGGCGACTATTGTCTACTACGGTTACCAAATTATTCGCCTCATCTTGTTGGTATCTGTTGAAGATATTTCCTTTTTTATGCCATAAAGAAATCCGCTCATTTCCTGTTGGAACTAATCTTTCTGTCAATCCTAAAGAAATTTTATATTTGTGCCCGAAGCTAGGTTCTTGGCTATAGTTTTCAACGATCGATTTATCGAGAGCCAGTGACGCAATGAGTGGTATGGGCAAGAAACAGTGAATTGAGGTAATGAGAGAATCGCCCAAAGATAATGTATAAAGCTTATTATAAGCCTTCCTACGCAGTAAGTTTATCGG from Roseofilum casamattae BLCC-M143 includes the following:
- a CDS encoding AAA family ATPase, encoding MTESKWPIFQGNTEPHDRIQELPEPPSWRPFGEEGVPEGSRLKRRGETFRVRKNEIDTINAALFLRRPLLVTGKPGTGKSSLAYAVARELKLGEVLYWPITTRTTLKDGLYNYDAIARLQEAKQQEGQYQRKLSAQERVEQIKQVEKYITLGPLGTALLPSDEYPRPRILLIDEIDKSDIDLPNNLLAILEEGSFEIPELVRIKETISKVTVRTAYSDTTDEVTRSQLTADIEDGRISCSAFPFVVMTSNGERDFPAPFLRRCLRLTMKPPSQEELTDIVAAHLGAEIAEQSDTLIQAFLEKREEGTLATDQLLNAIFLVSQDYISDKDKLIENLLTDLGRNENLESEDLE